One Pyrus communis chromosome 4, drPyrComm1.1, whole genome shotgun sequence genomic region harbors:
- the LOC137731135 gene encoding uncharacterized protein — protein MDDKFVDAQKDQQGQDDALRRLSEERELSGEGTLSSSGSKLKRLVTWSNPQHALISNVKRLQISKCCIKGSLSQSGIGLDSSIPKHILSLDEKFRQKCMELIHISASKVARCNTAVKLSSSKISALPERLNVAESRSGDTCSSARFVIECPLAAGGGSVVISPAGQWIVGRVMGSKSIMNTLKSPLFHQFWPLGGNTDLRRIDCNNDRGSICYDFTDSPGGFSFSSSPMLEKETPIQGSHKSESNAGHKRLISICSTNSALSDQSSASTLATVSRGMLQCTWKGGNPHFVFSTDEQREVYVANMWKVKSEGDKTLDYIYLFHSGKGGQKDHEIRDSESHLVGKMKVNNLVSLCPSNSKIMETEFNLFGGGIEMHNSSHNLRKSKGLSKKVVEAFRTTHSSKQRTISKLSGPCFIVENPSREPCLDTGNNQDALCMPNLVEEHLPPNFELASIVVKDHLPDDRKEEAGGWGLKFLKKVGNKKISNSVVASVPVECCRNNGDCSTSTDVLIPAGIHGGPRTRNGGPSSLTERWRSGGQCDCGGWDLGCPLTVLKTKSSREDIFPQSDTQGECKSFELNRTGSEHGPPAWRMLNVHDDLYFVHFQPSLSVLQSFAIAVAIIHTQIPALRPKCTGILSTKVQGLKIM, from the exons ATGGATGATAAGTTTGTTGATGCTCAGAAAGACCAGCAGGGGCAAGATGATGCGTTGCGTAGATTGAGCGAGGAGCGGGAATTATCAGGAGAAGGTACTTTAAGTTCTTCTGGCTCAAAATTGAAAAGGTTGGTCACATGGTCAAATCCACAGCATGCACTAATTTCAAATGTTAAGCGTTTGCAAATTAGTAAATGTTGCATAAAAGGTTCCTTGTCTCAAAGTGGTATTGGCTTGGACAGTAGTATTCCAAAGCACATACTGAGCTTAGATGAAAAATTTCGTCAAAAATGCATGGAATTGATTCATATTAGTGCATCCAAAGTAGCTCGTTGTAATACAGCTGTGAAATTGAGCTCTTCAAAGATCAGTGCTTTGCCCGAGCGCTTGAATGTGGCTGAAAGTAGAAGTGGAGATACGTGTAGTTCTGCTAGATTCGTGATTGAATGTCCATTGGCAGCTGGAGGTGGGAGTGTAGTAATAAGCCCTGCCGGACAGTGGATTGTGGGTAGAGTTATGGGGAGCAAGAGTATTATGAATACATTAAAGAGCCCTTTGTTTCACCAATTTTGGCCTTTGGGTGGCAATACAGACTTGAGAAGAATAGACTGCAATAATGACAGAGGCTCGATATGCTATGATTTCACAGACTCACCTGGCGGATTTAGTTTCTCTTCTTCACCGATGCTAGAAAAGGAAACACCAATTCAGGGAAGCCATAAAAGTGAATCTAATGCTGGCCACAAAAGACTTATTTCTATCTGCAGCACAAACTCAGCATTGTCTGATCAATCTTCTGCTTCCACCCTTGCCACTGTTTCTCGGGGAATGCTTCAATGCACGTGGAAGGGAGGGAATCCTCATTTTGTTTTCTCCACAGATGAACAAAGGGAGGTCTATGTAGCCAACATGTGGAAGGTCAAGTCTGAAGGGGATAAGACTCTGgactatatatatttgtttcattcaGGAAAGGGTGGGCAAAAGGACCATGAGATTCGTGATAGTGAGTCACACCTTGTCGGTAAGATGAAGGTCAATAATTTGGTCTCCCTCTGCCCAAGCAATTCAAAGATCATGGAGACtgaatttaatttgtttggtggtGGTATTGAGATGCACAATTCTAGCCATAACCTCAGGAAGAGCAAGGGGTTATCAAAAAAAGTGGTCGAAGCATTCAGGACAACTCACTCATCCAAACAAAGAACCATCTCCAAATTGAGTGGACCATGTTTCATAGTTGAAAATCCTTCTCGGGAGCCATGCCTTGATACAGGCAACAATCAAGATGCTCTATGTATGCCCAATTTGGTAGAAGAACATCTCCCTCCAAATTTCGAATTGGCTTCCATTGTTGTGAAAGACCATCTCCCTGATGATCGAAAGGAGGAAGCTGGAGGTTGGGGATTGAAATTTCTAAAGAAAGTTGGGAATAAGAAAATCAGTAACTCAGTGGTGGCTTCAGTACCTGTCGAATGTTGTCGAAATAATGGTGACTGCTCTACCAGTACGGATGTTCTAATCCCAGCAGGAATTCACGGTGGGCCAAGGACCAGAAATGGTGGTCCTTCAAGTCTTACTGAAAGATGGAGATCTGGTGGACAATGTGACTGTGGAGGTTGGGATCTGGGGTGCCCACTCACGGTACTCAAAACCAAATCAAGCAGAGAAGACATTTTTCCTCAATCCGACACTCAGGGGGAGTGCAAGTCATTTGAATTAAATAGAACG GGTTCAGAGCATGGTCCTCCTGCATGGAGGATGTTGAATGTCCACGATGATTTGTATTTTGTTCATTTTCAACCATCTCTGTCAGTTCTGCAGTCTTTTGCAATTGCAGTAGCAATTATCCATACACAGATTCCAGCCCTCCGCCCCAAATGTACAGGCATTTTAAGTACCAAAGTCCAGGGTTTGAAAATTATGTAG
- the LOC137732401 gene encoding uncharacterized protein, with the protein MLQHMIHQQQQQQEQDEISSQISAQIFEFCDPELFQETLQNSEVTTSPNCCYEENSSFATNLSLPPDIETKFCIYPDNNGNTDANISQTPTTTSTNTTTAAASVNTTATTTANTTNNNSGNLSIIFDSQEEIDNDISASIDFSPSPPFSVPSFLINPEDQFDFSQVPPQMPLADPVVEGFSQYPAEPVPTLMTAPLASVFEEDCLSSVPSYVPFNPSSPPCSFLGPPMGPYMPTGPINPAALSADGTGIFTSSILMASELQQKDLEYQGDSGGIFCPDSLSRIFNPEEVQALSAESQQLVSGGGNSTSLPTEIPIAEDPNFKVGKLSVEERKEKIHRYMKKRNERNFTKKIKYACRKTLADSRPRVRGRFAKNDDFGETHRSAGSNHEDDEDDEVAVKEEEDLADSSDIFAHISGVNSFKCSYPIQSWI; encoded by the exons ATGTTGCAACATATGATccaccagcagcagcaacagcaggAGCAG GATGAAATTTCTAGCCAGATTAGCGctcaaatatttgaattttgcgACCCGGAACTATTCCAAGAGACCCTACAGAATTCCGAGGTCACCACTTCTCCAAATTGCTGCTACGAAGAAAATTCATCCTTTGCAACAAACCTTTCACTACCCCCAGATATAGAAACCAAGTTCTGTATCTACCCAGACAACAATGGTAATACTGACGCAAACATTTCCCAAACCCCCACAACTACTAGCACCAACACCACCACCGCTGCTGCCAGCGTTAATACCACCGCAACCACCACCGCTAATACCACCAACAACAATAGTGGCAACCTTTCCATAATCTTTGATTCCCAAGAGGAAATTGACAATGATATATCAGCTTCCATTGATTTTTCTCCATCCCCACCCTTTTCGGTACCTTCGTTTCTCATAAACCCGGAAGATCAATTTGATTTCTCTCAAGTGCCACCTCAAATGCCATTAGCAGATCCTGTTGTTGAGGGATTTTCACAGTACCCTGCCGAACCTGTACCAACTCTTATGACAGCTCCATTAGCATCGGTTTTTGAAGAGGATTGCTTGTCTTCAGTGCCTTCTTATGTTCCTTTTAacccttcttctcctccttgtTCATTTCTGGGTCCTCCTATGGGACCCTACATGCCTACTGGGCCTATAAATCCTGCTGCATTATCAGCTGACGGTACTGGAATTTTCACCAGCAGCATTCTTATGGCTTCTGAACTGCAACAGAAAGACTTGGAATATCAGGGAGACAGTGGTGGAATCTTCTGTCCAGATTCATTATCGAGGATTTTTAACCCTGAAGAGGTTCAG GCACTTAGTGCTGAGAGTCAGCAACTGGTGAGTGGGGGTGGGAACTCTACTTCGTTACCAACTGAGATTCCAATAGCCGAAGACCCAAATTTTAAAGTAGGCAAGCTCTCTGTTGAAGAGAGGAAAGAGAAGATCCACAGGTACATGAAGAAAAGGAATGAGAGGAACTTCACCAAGAAAATCaag TATGCCTGCCGCAAAACACTTGCTGACAGCAGACCTCGAGTCCGAGGAAGATTTGCAAAGAACGATGATTTTGGAGAGACCCACAGATCTGCTGGAAGCAATCATGAAGacgatgaagatgatgaa GTAGCTGTGAAAGAGGAAGAGGATTTGGCTGATTCCTCGGATATCTTTGCTCATATCAGTGGAGTGAACTCTTTCAAATGCAGCTACCCAATCCAGTCCTGGATTTGA